In the Streptomyces formicae genome, one interval contains:
- a CDS encoding DeoR/GlpR family DNA-binding transcription regulator, with amino-acid sequence MGRAVAAEGEDRRRRIVISARRAGSVDVTAIAADLGVSKETVRRDLSTLERRGLVRRTHGGAYPVESTSFETTLAFRTGMHAAEKARIATAAAELLRDAETVFIDEGYTPQLIAEALPDDRPLIVITASLATAQVLATRPRFTVLLLGGRVRGRTMATVDRWAAQMLSEFVIDLAYVGANGISREHGLTTPDPTVSEVKRQAVRSSRRRVFSGEYSKFGAVSFCRFADARAFDTIVTDTRLPRSEARRYALLGPEVLRV; translated from the coding sequence ATGGGTCGGGCGGTCGCCGCGGAGGGCGAGGACCGGCGCCGCCGCATTGTGATCAGCGCCCGGCGGGCGGGATCCGTAGACGTCACGGCGATCGCCGCCGACCTCGGGGTGTCCAAGGAGACGGTGCGGCGGGACCTGAGCACACTGGAACGGCGCGGCCTGGTGCGGCGCACGCACGGGGGCGCGTACCCGGTGGAGAGCACGAGCTTCGAGACCACGCTGGCGTTCCGCACCGGAATGCACGCCGCGGAGAAGGCACGCATCGCCACGGCCGCCGCGGAACTCCTGAGAGACGCCGAGACGGTCTTCATCGACGAGGGCTACACCCCGCAGCTGATCGCGGAGGCGCTGCCCGACGACCGCCCGCTGATCGTGATCACCGCCTCGCTCGCCACTGCCCAAGTCCTGGCGACCCGGCCCCGGTTCACCGTGCTGCTGCTCGGCGGCCGGGTGCGTGGCCGCACGATGGCGACCGTCGACCGCTGGGCGGCGCAGATGCTTTCCGAGTTCGTCATCGACCTGGCGTACGTGGGAGCCAACGGCATCTCCCGCGAGCACGGCCTGACCACTCCCGACCCGACGGTCAGCGAGGTCAAACGGCAGGCCGTGCGCTCCTCGCGCCGCCGCGTCTTCTCCGGGGAGTACTCCAAGTTCGGCGCGGTGAGCTTCTGCCGGTTCGCCGACGCGCGCGCCTTCGACACGATCGTCACCGACACCCGCCTCCCGCGGAGC